Proteins co-encoded in one Euleptes europaea isolate rEulEur1 chromosome 1, rEulEur1.hap1, whole genome shotgun sequence genomic window:
- the SOWAHA gene encoding LOW QUALITY PROTEIN: ankyrin repeat domain-containing protein SOWAHA (The sequence of the model RefSeq protein was modified relative to this genomic sequence to represent the inferred CDS: deleted 1 base in 1 codon), whose translation MPLTSMPTIKSLSVILDASLSTEAQEGIRKHELVSADSEGVNVGKLKLNPDKIREMLVRDRLSRRPAGNYLHRGREATGRTEEAREGGRAALEAALKGRRASGDYKSQTPRLWAATPPAGPAPERLSAPGELAAAAAAGGCAPAGLGPPPGRLQGLGRLSAALGWAGLGEAAVLGFLRERGGQGEEPPGALPAQGRSGQGGGGAAEAPSLPPEEKRGMPVSELKSLFQKGGAEEGPKGPGGHAPRGSPQKPCMLPVRCVPPPSAARGAEAPPCRGLEAPERPQGGPSAGLPPRSPYPTRRPLEQPGSGSPYLRRGQRSPKAGEEGAGEATVPLDAAEHEWLVKATDGQWSQRLHGLLLSDTHLAGKRDFMSGFTALHWAAKSGSCDMVSKVIEVAEKGEVRVNVNTKSYGGYTPLHIAAIHGQEEIIALLVKDHNAKVNLRDYSGKKPYQYLREGSSFAVRHLLRDPDLHAITGHNASIKKSAKVAASILSSTSTFLGVLSDDTAFYELTKGLKKPPSLNKFLHAATAPRRKLKSRGTFSSHSSLSESLEEDQEEATVKRRPVSECFLVTSVQLIGIS comes from the exons GAAGGTATTCGAAAACATGAATTAGTGTCTGCTGACAGTGAAGGAGTGAATGTgggtaaactgaagcttaatccagacaagataaGAGAGATGCTGGTTAGGG acagactaagcCGGCGACCCGCTGGGAATTATCTTCATCGGGGGAGGGAAGCGACGGGACGGACGGAGGAAGCGAGGGAGGGGGGCCGGGCTGCGCTGGAAGCCGCCCTAAAGGGCCGGAGGGCTTCAGGTGACTACAAATCCCAGACACCTCGGCTCTGGGCGGCCACCCCACCGGCTGGGCCAGCGCCAGAGCGCCTCAGTGCCCCAGGCGagttggcggcggcggcggcagcaggtgGCTGCGCGCCTGCGGGACtggggcccccgcccggccgcctgCAGGGGCTCGGGCGCCTCTCCGCtgcgctgggctgggctgggctgggcgagGCGGCCGTGCTGGGCTTCCTGCGCGAGCGCGGCGGGCAG GGCGAGGAGCCGCCGGGCGCCCTGCCCGCCCAGGGGCGCTCCGGCCAGGGCGGCGGGGGCGCGGCGGAGGCGCCGTCCCTGCCCCCCGAGGAGAAGCGCGGGATGCCCGTGTCCGAGCTGAAGAGCCTCTTCCAAAAGGGGGGCGCGGAGGAGGGGCCCAAAGGCCCCGGCGGCCACGCCCCGCGAGGCTCCCCGCAGAAACCCTGCATGCTGCCCGTGCGCTGCGTGCCGCCCCCCAGCGCCGCCAGGGGGGCCGAGGCGCCGCCCTGCCGAGGGCTTGAAGCCCCAGAGCGGCCGCAGGGGGGCCCCTCGGCCGGCCTCCCGCCTCGCTCGCCTTACCCCACGAGGCGGCCGCTCGAGCAGCCGGGCTCCGGCTCCCCTTACCTGAGGAGGGGGCAGAGGTCGCCCAAGGCGGGCGAGGAAGGCGCCGGCGAGGCCACCGTGCCGCTGGACGCCGCCGAGCACGAGTGGCTGGTGAAGGCCACCGACGGCCAGTGGTCCCAGCGCCTTCACGGCCTCTTGCTGAGCGACACGCACCTGGCCGGCAAAAGGGACTTCATGTCCGGCTTCACCGCCCTGCACTGGGCCGCGAAAAGCGGCAGCTGCGACATGGTGAGCAAAGTCATCGAGGTGGCCGAGAAAGGGGAGGTCCGGGTCAACGTGAATACCAAGTCCTATGGCGGTTACACCCCGCTCCACATTGCTGCGATACACGGGCAAGAGGAGATCATTGCCCTCTTGGTCAAGGACCACAACGCCAAGGTGAACTTGAGGGACTACAGTGGGAAGAAGCCCTACCAGTACCTCAGAGAAGGCTCCTCTTTTGCAGTGAGGCATCTCCTGCGTGACCCGGATCTGCACGCTATCACGGGCCACAATGCCTCTATCAAGAAGAGTGCAAAGGTGGCGGCTTCCATTTTGAGCTCCACCAGCACCTTCCTGGGTGTTTTGTCTGATGACACTGCTTTCTATGAGCTGACCAAAGGCTTAAAGAAACCGCCTTCACTCAATAAGTTTCTTCATGCGGCTACCGCCCCAAGGAGGAAGCTGAAGTCCAGAGGGACTTTCTCATCACATTCTTCTTTATCTGAATCGTTGGAGGAGGACCAGGAGGAAGCCACAGTAAAACGTAGACCCGTATCAGAG TGTTTCTTGGTCACTAGTGTCCAGCTAATTGGAATCAGCTAA